One window of the Micromonas commoda chromosome 9, complete sequence genome contains the following:
- the TGT gene encoding queuine tRNA-ribosyltransferase (This is a family of queuine tRNA-ribosyltransferases, also known as tRNA-guanine transglycosylase and guanine insertion enzyme): protein MGGIVWELDPRFAPAEGESTARPGPRLGTLTTTPWDHPGPVGVPTPMALTYTRRGEPAHLTPDNVDLLPREARTFHVSLAHFMDHLGPDHVSNMPGGGRRYFGCRPTCMLVTARDPLTFDQDAKQSNTDAHTFVASPTGTTKITTDDYARWIEAIQPDAFVALADESPSWRDGVALKKTKQASARTEKWLAALLEKTKDLPTKPSVFASLQGGADVQERRACAEGIVERHGTQLAGFAIGSLGAGETPGEHRRSLLRASIEPTPWDKPRYVAGLGAPLDVLDAVEAGVDLLEASFCHQCTTQGYALTFPVKPPTTKDSKKRKRGDGKDGDGREEGDAVDKKSAPGDGDGAGDEKSAPGVGEEEDANRRLLTGGDAFKSNMWALAYRADKRPLLPGCECYTCERYMRAYVHHLLQCHEMTAAVLLDIHNYFHFNKFMEAAREAIGAGTFAEFAAFHRERAARMDGDDET from the coding sequence ATGGGCGGCATCGTCTGGGAGCTCGACccgcggttcgcgcccgcggagggcgagtccaccgcccgccccggcccgCGCCTCGGGACGCTCACCACCACCCCTTGGGATCACCCGGGCCCCGTCGGGGTTCCGACGCCGATGGCCCTGACGTACACCAGGCGCGGGGAGCCCGCGCATCTCACCCCGGACAACGTCGATCTGCTccctcgcgaggcgcggacgTTCCACGTCTCCCTCGCGCACTTCATGGACCACCTCGGTCCGGATCACGTGAGTAACatgccgggcggcgggcggcggtacTTTGGCTGTCGACCCACGTGCatgctcgtcaccgcgcgcgatccgctGACGTTCGACCAGGACGCCAAGCAGAGCAACACGGACGCGCACacgttcgtcgcgtccccgacgGGAACCACGAAAATCACCACCGACGACTACGCGAGGTGGATCGAGGCCATCCAGCccgacgccttcgtcgccctGGCAGACGAGTCCCCGTcgtggcgcgacggcgtggcgctGAAGAAGACCAAgcaggcgagcgcgaggaccgAGAAAtggctcgcggcgttgctCGAGAAGACGAAAGACTTACCCACGAAACCGTCGGTGTTCGCGTCGTtgcagggcggcgcggacgtgcaggagaggcgcgcgtgcgcggaggGTATAGTGGAGAGGCAcgggacacagctggcggggtTCGCGATTGGAtccttgggcgcgggcgagaccCCGGGCGAGCACCGCCGATCTCTGCtgcgcgcgtccatcgagcCCACGCCGTGGGACAAGCCGAGGTATGTCGCGGGCCTGGGCGCGCCGCTGGACGtgctggacgcggtggaagCGGGGGTGGACCTTCTCGAGGCGTCGTTCTGTCACCAGTGCACGACGCAGGGGTACGCGTTGACGTTTCCGGTcaagccgccgacgacgaaggatTCGAAGAAGCGTAAGAGGGGCGACGGGAAGGATGGGGATGggcgggaggagggggaCGCCGTGGATaaaaagtcggcacccggggatggggacggcgccggggacgaaaagtcggcacccggggttggggaagaggaggacgcgaaTAGGAGACTCTtgaccggcggcgacgccttTAAGAGCAACATGTGGGCGCTGGCGTACCGGGCGGATAAGCGGCCGCTGCTGCCCGGGTGCGAGTGCTACACGTGCGAGCGGTACATGCGCGCGTACGTGCACCACCTGTTGCAGTGCCACGagatgaccgcggcggtgctgctGGACATACACAACTACTTCCACTTCAACAAGTtcatggaggcggcgagggaggccatcggcgccgggacgTTCGCGGAGTTCGCCGCGTttcatcgcgagcgcgcggcgcggatggacggggacgacgagacgtag
- a CDS encoding transaldolase codes for MSSLPGLRVTASARKGRVPKAKANDVEPCEAADFKGIKTREYSSNIISRGSELEQLKKLSHLVLETAAVGASTFEELGPQAATVSPSVLLHTLHENTTADVGALEGAMVYEPCSVDFTGSEDARLECVIDKAFVNLGGMMAERVGGLVSIEIVEDKVTALNSDKIIAKARHMRAMFDEINVDREKYLFKIPGTWAGVEAVRALEAEGVRCHVTQVHCLEQAAAFGRAGATVVQLYVGRLQAWYKKHPVHQLSNKLHEASNHGVEFVRQVKATFKNESLDTKIIASSVLDRDNALSLAGVDYMLLSDRVVSTLNNADACDQIGTGVVARGGNVPSVGEITQASFEAALGMSPAYEEIEAHLELLHKDEEALKAFVKTSVMRND; via the exons ATGAGCTCGCTCCCCGGCCTCCGCGTCACG GCGAGCGCCCGCAAGGGACGCGTCCCGAAGGCTAAGGCGAATGACGTCGAGCCTTGCGAAGCCGCCGATTTCAAGGGCATCAAGACCCGCGAGTACTCCTCCAACATCATATCGCGAGGGTCCGAACTCGAGCAGCTCAAGAAGCTCTCgcacctcgtcctcgagacggccgccgtcggcgcgagcacgttcgaggagctcggcccGCAGGCCGCGACGGTGTCCCCGTCCGTCCTACTCCACACCCTCCACGAGAACaccaccgccgacgtcggcgccctggAGGGAGCCATG GTGTACGAGCCGTGTAGCGTGGACTTCACCGGCTCCGAGGACGCCAGGCTCGAGTGCGTCATCGACAAGGCGttcgtcaacctcggcggcatGATGgctgagcgcgtcggcggcttggTCTCCAtcgagatcgtcgaggacaaggtcaccgcgctcaaCTCCGATAAGATCATCGCCAAGGCGAGGCACATGCGCGCGATGTTCGACGAGATCAACGTCGACCGCGAGAAGTACCTGTTCAAGATCCCCGGAACCtgggcgggcgtcgaggcggttcGGGCGTTGGAGGCTGAGGGCGTTCGCTGCCACGTGACGCAGGTGCACTGCCTCGAGcaagccgccgcgttcggccgcgcgggcgccaccgtcgtccAGCTCTACGTCGGGCGCCTGCAGGCGTGGTACAAGAAGCACCCGGTGCACCAGCTGTCCAACAAACTCCACGAAGCGTCCAaccacggcgtcgagttTGTTCGCCAGGTGAAGGCTACGTTTAAGAACGAGAGCCTCGACACCAAGATaatcgcgtcgtccgtgcTGGACCGCGATAACGCCCTGTCCCTGGCGGGCGTCGACTACATGCTGCTCAGCGACCGCGTGGTGAGCACGCTGAacaacgccgacgcgtgcgatCAGATTGGCACCGGCGTGGTCGCCCGGGGCGGCAACGTCCCATCCGTGGGAGAGATCACGCAGGCGTCGTTTgaggcggcgctgggaaTGTCGCCCGCTtacgaggagatcgaggcgcACCTGGAGCTGCTTCACAAGGAtgaggaggcgctcaaggcgttCGTCAAGACGTCCGTCATGAGGAACGATTGA
- a CDS encoding ferredoxin, chloroplast precursor, whose product MSATVTMSAVAAKTGARLSSRAISKQARALAATPRVAAKPRASLTAKAMLVTIEHEGKTYEVECDGHDNILDAALDAGIENLSYDCKMGVCMTCPSRVTAGKVDQQGSMLSDDVEEKGFALLCCAKPLGEGVVIKTVTEEELLDEQLCA is encoded by the exons ATGTCCGCGACCGTCACGatgtccgccgtcgccgccaagaccggcgcgcgcctctccaGCCGCGCCATCTCCAAGCAG GCTCGCGcactcgccgcgacgccccgcgtcgccgccaagccccgcgcgtctctcACCGCGAAGGCCATGCTCGTGACCATCGAGCACGAGGGCAAGACCTACGAGGTCGAGTGCGACGGCCACGACAacatcctcgacgccgcgctcgacgcgggcatCGAGAACCTCAGCTACGATTGCAAGATGGGCGTGTGCATGACCTGTCCGAGCCGGGTGACCGCGGGCAAGGTGGACCAGCAGGGGAGCATGctgagcgacgacgtcgaggagaaggGGTTCGCGCTGCTCTGCTGTGCAAAGCCGCTGGGAGAGGGCGTCGTCATCAAGAccgtcaccgaggaggagctcctcgacgagcagcTCTGCGCGTAG
- the Mpu1 gene encoding lysosomal cystine transporter family (mannose-P-dolichol utilization defect 1 protein homolog) produces MALSIERCANEVLGVFTGAVPSADCVKFAVSKGLSAGIIGGAAMVKVPQIRRIIAAKSAQGLQFNMFLSEVVAGTVSIAYFAHNDMALASYAEMFFVLFQNLAILALMLILGRKGGQRKSIVSGVPGLIPHAAGYAFAAMIIAIAPGDFLETLYNCTTAVLVLGRAPQIWGNHKAKSTGELSATTQFLMTAGSAARVFTTQQEGGSSSMVFAFALSAGMNALLLLQMFLYRPKKAKGTVMKGGVRKSTRTPKKKQY; encoded by the exons ATGGCCCTATCCATCGAGAGATGCGCGAATGAGGTGCTCGGCGTCTTCACCGGCGCGGTGCCCTCCGCCGACTGCGTCAAGTTCGCCGTCAGCAAAGGCCTG TCCGCCGgcatcatcggcggcgcggcgatggtcaAGGTTCCCCAGATCCGCcgcatcatcgccgcgaaaTCGGCGCAGGGCCTCCAGTTCAACATGTTCCTCagcgaggtcgtcgccgggaccGTCTCCATTGCCTACTTCGCCCACAACGAcatggcgctcgcgtcgtacGCGGAGATGTTCTTCGTCCTCTTCCAGAAcctcgcgatcctcgccctGATGCTCATACTCGGTCGCAAGGGTGGTCAGCGCAAATCCATCGTCTCCGGCGTTCCCGGCCTCATCCCACACGCCGCCGGgtacgcgttcgccgcgatgatcatcgccatcgcgccgggtGATTTTCTGGAGACGCTGTACAACTGCACCACCGCCgtgctcgtcctcggccgcgcgccgcaGATCTGGGGCAACCACAAGGCCAAGTCAACCGGCGAGCTCAGCGCCACGACGCAGTTCCTCATGACCGcgggcagcgccgcgagggtgttCACCACCCAGCAGGAAGGCGGGTCGAGCTCGATGGTTTTCGCCTTCGCGCTCAGCGCGGGCATGAACGCGCTGCTCTTGCTCCAGATGTTCCTCTACCGGCCCAAGAAGGCGAAGGGCACCGTGATGAAAGGTGGGGTGAGGAAGTCCACCAGGACCCCGAAGAAGAAGCAGTATTAA
- the LYPA gene encoding predicted protein (Acyl-protein thioesterase 1 (Lysophospholipase 1), protein MSCHACLGKYAPEAQPLLAAKKEEAAGRSPARIFKDYVHNAALMAIPAALVLVVTACVCLGLGYDLPTITGGVEPGLEFPEPLVVNPPGNARAEAAVVFLHGLGGHARGVDGVGIAANLIQLPGVKWIFPDAPVMPVTVEGGRNIPSWYDIERFTDSIEDFVDDKTRIIQSAQFVTGIVQELVAKDGIAPEKIVLGGFSQGGAVALTAALHGASALGPGVSLGGVFALSSYLPMRDMYPSPMMPDPSVAARTKVLIAHGDEDAILPLEFGQVTAQKLSAMGANVEFHEMYGVGHERLGDEETAILRRWLAQLV, encoded by the exons aTGAGTTGTCACGCGTGCTTGGGCAAGTACGCCCCCGAGGCGCAGCCGCTGCTGgcggccaagaaggaggaggcggccggccgttcgcccgcgcgcatcttCAAGGACTACGTGCACAACGCCGCGCTGATGGCCATCCCAGCGGCGctggtcctcgtcgtcaccgcgtgcGTTTGCCTCGGGCTCGGATACGACCTGCCGACGATCACCGGAGGCGTGGAGCCCGGACTGGAGTTCCCCGAGCCCTTGGTGGTGAACCCGCCggggaacgcgcgggcggaggcggccgtcGTCTTTCTGCACGGACTCGGCgggcacgcgcggggcgtcgacggcgtgggcATCGCCGCAAATCTCATTCAGCTCCCGGGCGTCAAGTG GATcttccccgacgcgcccgtcatgcccgtcaccgtcgaggGCGGACGAAACATCCCGTCGTGGTACGACATCGAAAGGTTCACCGACTCCATCGAGGACTTCGTGGACGACAAGACGCGCATAATCCAGTCCGCGCAGTTCGTCACCGGCATCGTCCAGGAGCTCGTAGCGAAGGATGGCATCGCGCCCGAGAAGATTGTCCTGGGCGGGTTCAGCCAAGgaggcgcggtggcgctcaccgcggcgctgcacgGCGCATCCGCGTTGGGCCCCGGAGTTAGCCTCGGCGGAGTGTTCGCGCTGAGCTCGTACCTTCCCATGCGCGACATGTATCCGTCACCGATGATGCCCGacccgtccgtcgcggctcggACCAAAGTTTTgatcgcgcacggcgacgaagacgccaTCTTGCCGCTCGAGTTTGGCCAGGTCACCGCGCAGAAGCTGAGCGCCATGGGGGCGAACGTGGAATTTCACGAGATGTACGGCGTGGGCCACGAGCGGCTGGGAGACGAGGAGACGGCGATCCTGCGACGGTGGCTAGCGCAGCTCGTGTGA
- the STT7 gene encoding predicted protein (LHCII-phosphorylating Serine/threonine-protein kinase, chloroplast precursor): protein MFGGMFGGNKTTTADPKDKKADAPLTAANCKIATGEKERLTVTIDRPMGMVLEPLDEKGKGAIVTELVDGGNADKSGMIQACDILVAVSFAGGETQSLENRWYESILDELAGEPDCPNVTLTLERAVLEDDEDMLTITADAKRYWEEKRELKARGGPKTLRRTPGVEPKDIRVLPGPLGSGNFGTVFRGVFKGDQDVVLKNAKADVMAAEELLECEMDVNYHVHANAKGTCARFMGCIELGAKDGGEIYNGTLTEGLWLMWANEGENTVEALMRRGTAPLATAMACADATELGVTKKAMRELLGSLARLHECGVVHRDVKPANLIAAEKDGGVLKLIDLGAAALCLPLPETLNYYPGDGPADPRYAKADELYLLPPGSPRPTKDNAAKLWEAHKPDRFDSWSAGCVMLQLAVVGLRTDAGLERFLADYKAVGYDVNAFRGEKSGEYGTMDFAALDANGGAGWDLCQRLMEAERDARASCEAALSHAFFD, encoded by the coding sequence atgttcGGCGGCATGTTCGGCGGCAACAAGACCACGACCGCGGATCCGAAGGACAAGAAGGCCGACGCcccgctcaccgccgcgaactgCAAGATCGCCACcggcgagaaggagcgcCTGACCGTCACCATCGACCGCCCGATGGGCATGGTCCTCGAGCCCCTGGACGAGAAGGGCAAGGGCGCGATCGtcaccgagctcgtcgacgggggTAACGCGGACAAGAGCGGGATGATCCAGGCGTGCGacatcctcgtcgccgtatcgttcgccggcggcgagacgcaATCGCTGGAGAATCGCTGGTACGAATCCATCCTGGACGAACTCGCGGGCGAACCCGACTGCCCTAACGTCACCCtgacgctcgagcgcgcggtgctcgaggacgacgaggacatgCTCACCAtaaccgcggacgcgaagcgGTACTGGGAGGAGAAAcgcgagctcaaggcgcggGGTGGGCCGAAGACGCTGCGCAGAACCCCGGGCGTGGAACCCAAAGACATTCGGGTTCTTCCCGGGCCCCTCGGTTCGGGTAACTTCGGCACCGTCTTCCGCGGCGTGTTCAAGGGGGACCAGGACGTCGTGCTCAAGAACGCCAAGGCAGACGTCAtggccgccgaggagctgctGGAGTGCGAGATGGACGTCAACTACCACGTGCACGCCAACGCCAAGGGAACGTGCGCGAGGTTCATGGGGTgcatcgagctcggcgctAAAGACGGGGGCGAGATTTACAACGGGACGCTCACCGAGGGCCTCTGGCTGATGTGGGCGAACGAGGGGGAGAACACCGTGGAGGCGCTGATGCGCCGGGGCACGGCACCGCTGGCGACCGCGATGGCctgcgccgacgccacgGAGCTCGGCGTGACCAAGAAGGCGATGCGAGAGTTGCTCGGCTCGCTCGCTCGGCTGCACGAGTGCGGCGTCGTGCACCGGGACGTCAAGCCGGCCaacctcatcgccgcggagaaggacggcGGGGTGTTGAAGCtcatcgacctcggcgccgcggcgctgtgccTCCCGCTTCCGGAGACGCTCAACTACTACCCAGGCGACGGACCCGCAGATCCGCGATACGCCAAAGCCGACGAGCTCTACCTCCTGCCTCCCGGCTCGCCGAGACCCACGAAGGACAACGCGGCGAAGCTGTGGGAGGCGCACAAGCCCGACAGGTTCGACAGCTGGAGCGCCGGGTGCGTCATGCTGCagctcgcggtcgtcggtCTTCGGACGGACGCGGGGTTGGAGCGGTTCCTCGCAGACTATAAAGCGGTTGGGTACGACGTGAACGCGTTTAGGGGCGAAAAGAGCGGGGAGTACGGGACGATGGACTttgccgcgctcgacgcgaacggcggcgccggctggGACCTGTGCCAGCGGCTgatggaggcggagagggacgcgcgggcgtcgtgcgaggcggcgctgagcCACGCGTTCTTCGATTAG
- the HYP354 gene encoding predicted protein (Hypothetical protein) — protein MGGTTSRLHDSLGAVPPPPAPSMPRLSDASAVGSAGPTPRASANLSGGGVTAPAQIPSAHGRSSLDSVGGSSTQSEQSEFSKSWERQRDLTRDRLQERLY, from the exons ATGGGCGGCACCACCTCGCGCCTGCACGACTCCCTcggag CcgttcccccgccgcccgcgccgtcgatgccgcgtctcagcgacgcgagcgcggtgggtTCCGCGGGCCCgactccgcgcgcgagcgcgaacctctccggcggcggcgttaccgcccccgcgcagaTCCCGTCGGCTCACGGCCGGAGCAGCCTGGACTCGGTCGGGGGTTCAAGCACGCAGAGCGAGCAGAGCGAGTTCTCGAAGAGCTGGGAGCGTCAGAGGGACCTGACGCGAGACAGGTTGCAGGAGCGCCTGTACTGA
- the APG7 gene encoding predicted protein (autophagy-related protein APG7), whose protein sequence is MAADADTLRFEPWQSAVDPGFWAELARRKLDNAGLSEDPWLITALYTPAQNAVVSSPCQLDARAFGAGDESELAARARDVAASGRLEMPGTLVNVNTLERFRAFDRGTLMSNAAKKLVEDIRSGRADDDAALLTPFIALTYADLKKWSFYYWFAFPALKLDVPAKVISCGPLAEHVELGAVADEISRGCEATLRRDANDPARTWWIVDNVSGECEPPSSIATVRTRDFSTWTLAFVDPCASEAHPGWALRNLLSWLAVRTRETETAGEAAGETAGAAGADAPRRVRVLAVRKSAGRVCPRASRVFECVLPVTTDGNLENPTGVGWEVNASGRPGPRLANLGSSMDPTRLASQAVDLNLKLMRWRLLPQLRVAQVASTRCLLLGAGTLGCAVARCLLGWGVRKITFVDGGDVSFSNPVRQSLFEFGDCLGGGKPKAEAAAEALRRIFPGVDAQGVRMMIPMPGHPVPDAELPRVLDDTRRLEDLIDAHDCVYLLTDTRESRWLPTLTCAAKGKLLINAALGFDSYLVMRHGGGLLRADERSGTDGTTTDERGGAFAGRLGCYFCNDVVAPGDSTTDRTLDQQCTVTRPGLAPIAGALAVEMMVSTAHGCVEGDDPTRMPAHTHESFASSRSGSGSGSGSGSTGDRDDGTTALGIVPHQIRGGVFDLSQRLFAAPAFDRCVACSEKVVAAFLKPDGRDEFLRRAFDDPAYLENATGLAAMKEEVDDAAWLGEDSDGDDF, encoded by the coding sequence atggcggcggacgccgatACCCTTCGGTTCGAGCCGTGGCAGAGCGCGGTCGATCCGGGTTTCtgggcggagctcgcgcggcgcaagCTGGACAACGCGGGGCTCAGCGAGGATCCGTGGCTGATCACCGCGCTCTACACCCCCGCGCAGAACGCGGtggtgtcgtcgccgtgccagctggacgcccgcgcgttcggcgccggcgacgagtccgagctcgcggctcgcgcgcgggacgtcgccgcgtccggcagGCTCGAGATGCCCGGGACCTTGGTCAACGTCAACACCCTCGAGCGgttccgcgcgttcgaccgcGGGACGCTCATGTCaaacgccgcgaagaagctcGTTGAGGATATTCGATCGGGacgagccgacgacgacgcggcgttaCTGACGCCCTTCATCGCCCTGACATACGCGGACCTGAAGAAGTGGAGCTTCTACTACTGGTTCGCGTTCCCGGCGCTCAAGCTCGACGTTCCCGCCAAGGTCATCTCGTGCGGCCCGCTCGCGGAacacgtcgagctcggcgccgtcgccgacgagatttcgcgcggatgcgaggcgacgcttcggcgcgacgcgaacgacccgGCGCGCACGTGGTGGATCGTCGATAACGTCTCCGGCGAATGCgaaccgccgtcgtcgatcgccaCGGTGCGAACCCGCGATTTctcgacgtggacgctgGCGTTCGTCGATCCGtgcgcgtcggaggcgcaCCCCGGGTGGGCGCTGCGAAACCTCCTCTCGTGGCTCGCCGTCCGAACGAGGGAGACCGAAACGGCCGGCGAAGCGGCCGGCGAAACGGCCGGCGCGGCaggcgcggacgccccgcgccgcgttcgggtgCTCGCCGTGCGTAAATCCGCCGGGCGCGTgtgcccccgcgcgtcccgcgtgTTCGAGTGCGTCCTTCCCGTCACGACGGATGGAAATCTCGAAAATCCTACGGGCGTCGGCTGGGAAGTCAACGCGAGCGGCCGCCCGGGTCCTCGGCTGGCGAACCTCGGGTCGTCGATGGACCCAACGAGGCTCGCGTCCCAGGCGGTCGACCTGAACCTCAAGCTCATGCGATGGAGGCTGCTGCCGCAGTTGCGGGTCGCGCAGGTGGCGTCGACTCGGTGTTTGTTGCTCGGCGCCGGTACCCTCGGGTGCGCGGTGGCCAGGTGTCTGCTCGGGTGGGGGGTGAGGAAAATTACGTTtgtggacggcggcgacgtgtcctTCTCCAACCCGGTTCGCCAGTCGCTGTTCGAGTTTGGGGActgcctcggcggcgggaaaccgaaggcggaggcggccgctGAAGCGCTGCGGAGGATCTTccccggggtggacgcgcagGGCGTTCGGATGATGATTCCGATGCCGGGACATCCcgtgcccgacgccgagTTGCCGCGAGTCCTCGACGACACGCGACGGCTGGAAGACctcatcgacgcgcacgactGCGTGTACCTGCTCACGGACACGCGGGAGAGCAGGTGGCTACCCACGCTCACGTGCGCCGCCAAGGGGAAACTCCTCatcaacgcggcgctcgggttTGACTCGTACCTGGTCATGCgacacggcggcggtttGTTGCGAGCGGATGAACGTAGTGGGACGgatgggacgacgacggatgagcgcggcggcgcgttcgccggaCGCCTCGGGTGCTACTTCTGcaacgacgtcgtcgcgcccggggacTCCACGACCGACCGAACCCTGGACCAGCAGTGCACGGTGACGCGACCGGGCTtggcgcccatcgcgggcgcTCTCGCCGTCGAGATGATGGTCTCGACGGCGCACGGCTgcgtcgaaggcgacgaTCCCACTCGGATGCCCGCGCACACGCACgagtcgttcgcgtcgtcgcgctcaggctcgggctcgggctcgggctcgggatCCACCGGtgaccgcgacgatgggACCACGGCGCTCGGGATCGTCCCGCATcagatccgcggcggcgtgttcgACCTGTCGCAGAggctcttcgcggcgcccgcgtttgATCGGTGCGTGGCGTGTTCGGAAAAAGTGGTTGCGGCGTTTTTAAAGCCGGACGGACGGGACGAGTTTTTAaggcgcgcgttcgacgatcCGGCGTACCTGGAGAACGCCACGGGGTTAGCGGCGatgaaggaggaggtggacgacgcggcgtggCTCGGGGAGgactccgacggcgacgacttcTGA
- the PRM1 gene encoding 4-toluene sulfonate uptake permease (putative permease), whose amino-acid sequence MSFQAMRRALIRAAEVSVRGGPPVGTVATGRGRWTAARIHEVERSYASPFARSARRRVHTDDPYTPAHRAKAVAMAGPLGLVAGMFGSVVGVGGGVLIVPAITSAVPIPQRVVTGTSLIAVLSTAGVATYNFSHAGLVDPTAAAILGGSAMLSAPFGARLTTRLDCVQLRRILAYFLLCAAPLVPLKAAVFHYRGDGTEGGDGEQGGGTNGDGHWTDGGGGGIRSGDLTKGEEDAASPPSASVVQKFDAVEAAPKLAAIGVTAGLASGLLGIGGGTIVTPLLALVSPLPQAAVLGTSLLAMLPPSAVALLQHRALGNVDFRMGAALAAGTALGGAVGSGMAVDAPRGALEAVFFCGMLFLSRRTFATIRPKAKN is encoded by the coding sequence aTGTCGTTCCAGGCGATGCGTCGCGCGCTGatacgcgccgccgaggtctcggtgcgcggcggtccgCCGGTGGgaaccgtcgcgacgggtcgCGGTCGatggaccgccgcgcggatccACGAGGTGGAGCGATCCTACGCATCAccgttcgcgcgctcggcgcgaaggcGCGTCCACACCGACGATCCTTACACCcccgcgcatcgcgcgaaAGCCGTCGCGATGGCCGGGCCGCTCGGCCTGGTGGCGGGGATGTTCGGCTCCGtcgtgggcgtgggcggaGGCGTGCTCATCGTCCCGGCGATCACCAGCGCGGTGCCCATCCCccagcgcgtcgtcaccggtACCTCCCTCATCGCGGTcctgtccaccgcgggcgtcgccacgTACAACTTCTCGCACGCCGGTCTCGTCgatcccaccgccgcggccatcctGGGCGGCTCCGCCATGCTCAGCGCGCCCTTCGGAGCGAGACTCACCACCAGATTGGACTGCGTGCAGCTGCGGAGGATCCTCGCGTACTTTTTgctctgcgccgcgccgctcgtgccGCTCAAGGCGGCCGTGTTTCACTACCGAGGCGACGGGacagaaggcggcgacggcgaacaaGGCGGCGGGACGAACGGGGACGGTCACTggacggacggcggcggcggcgggattcgatccggcgacctcACGAAGGGCGAAGaagacgcggcgtcgcctccgtcggcgtcggttgTTCAAAAATttgacgccgtcgaagccgcgccgaagctcgccgccatcggcgtgACCGCCGGCCTCGCGTCCGGTCTCCTCGGCATAGGCGGCGGCACGATCGTCAcgccgctcctcgcgctcgtgtcgCCGCTGCCGCAGGCGGCGGTGTTGGGAACCAGCCTGCTCGCGATGCTCCCGCCCTCTGCGGTGGCGCTCTTACAGCATCGCGCGCTGGGAAACGTGGACTTCAggatgggcgccgcgctcgcggcggggaccgCGCTGgggggcgcggtgggcaGCGGGAtggcggtcgacgcgccgaggggaGCGCTGGAGGCGGTGTTCTTCTGCGGGATGCTGTTCCTGAGCAGGCGAACCTTCGCGACCATCCGGCCGAAGGCGAAGAATTGA